CACCGACATCTTGTTGCGTTGTTTACGATTTAATCCGGTCACTTCACTCGGATCTTTTACCGTCATCACACCCATGCCGTAAGTGCCTGCATCTGCTTTTACCACCACATAAGGGTCATGTGTGATGCCGTATTCTTGGTACTTCGCTTTAATACGGTTAAGTAGCTCTGACACCGTATCCGCAAGCACATCTTCCCCTTGTCTTGCTTGGAAATCTAACTCGCCGACATGCGCAAAGTACGGATTAATCAACCATGGGTCGATACCGATTAATTCAGCAAACTCGTTACAAACGTCGTTATAGGCAGAAAAGTGCTTGGTTTTACGGCGTGTAGACCACCCAGCAAATGGCGGTGGCAATAGGTTTTGTTCAATATTCTTTAGAATATCTGGAATACCACCAGATAAGTCATTATTTAGTAGGACCACGCAAGGGCTGAAGTCTTCCCCCACCACTAAACGATTACCACGGCGCGAAATTGGTTCGAGCACCAGTTGTTTACCATTTGGCAGGTCAATTGGCGTTGGTTCAGTAATTTCTGGCAACAAAGACCCAACACGAACATTTAACCCTGCTTGGCGCAAAATGCCATGAATAGCAGCAACGTTCTGCAAATAGAACGTATTACGGGTATGGTTTTCAGGAATTAACAACACACCACGGGCTTCAGGACAGGCTTTTTCTACCGCAACGGTTGCAGCCTGAATGGCCAATGGCAAAAAGTCTTGGCTGAGGTTATTAAAGCCACCTGGGAATAGGTTGGTATCGACCGGTGCCAGCTTAAATCCTGCATTCCTCAAATCTACCGACGCATAAAAAGGGGCGGCATGCTCCGTCCACTGACTACGAAACCAATGCTCAATTTTCGGCTGAGCCTTCAAAATACGGGTCTCTAGTTCTTTTAAAGGGCCTGTAAGGGCGGTGGTAAGATGAGGAACCATGAACTACTCCGGTAAGCCCGGTGAATCGGGTCAAGTTATTCGGTGAAGCTTTACATATCCAGACTAAATGGGGCTGATTTGCCCATATTCAAGTAGATGGTAAATGAAAGCAATAGCAATCTATTAGATTGCCAGAGACGCATGACAATTCGTATTACTAGTCAGACAAGCAATCTACCAATTACGACCTAAGTTTGACGACATTCAAACTCAAGTTGCTGGATACAAAAAACAAAACGGCACTAAAGTTCATTTAGCGCCGTTTTCGTTTATTGCAGTAGAAACTAGAGATTAGGCCATTAGTTTCTCTAGCGCTTCGCGATATTTTGCAGCCGTTTTTTCCGCCACTTCGGCTGGCAATGACGGTGCAGGAGGGGTTTTATCCCAGCCAGTTGACTCTAACCAATCACGAACAAACTGCTTATCAAAGCTTGGAGGGTTAGTTCCTGGCACATATTGGTCAGCAGGCCAGAAACGGCTTGAGTCTGGCGTTAGCGCCTCATCCATCAAGTGAAGTACGCCGTTATCATCTACGCCAAATTCAAACTTGGTATCTGCGATAATGATGCCACGTGTGGCCGCATATTCTGCTGCAGTTTTGTATAGTTTAATTGCAGCGGCGCTTACCTTTGCTGCCATCTCTGCACCCAGAATTTCTTCGCATTGTGCATAAGTGATATTTTCATCATGATCACCTACGGCCGCTTTGGTACTTGGGGTAAAAATTGGCTCCGGCAATTGATCTGCCTCTTTTAAACCGGCAGGTAAATTAATGCCGCAAATCGTGCCTGATTTTTGATATTCTTTCCAACCAGAGCCTGCCACATAACCACGAACAATCGCTTCAACCGGCAAGCCTTTTAGCTTTTTGCTTACCACTGCGCGGCCAGCCACTTGCGCGCGATCTTCTTCTGACGTCACCACATCTTCAGGCAAATCGCCAGTTAGGTGGTTTGGCATCACGTCTTTTAGTTTATCAAACCAGAAATTAGAGATAGCAGTCAGAATCTTCCCTTTTTCAGGGATTGGCTCAGCCAAAATGACATCAAATGCAGACAAGCGGTCTGTTGCAATCATCAATAGACGGCCACCTTCCACTTCATAAAGGTCACGCACTTTACCCGAATAAATCTTTTTCAGACTAGTTAGATTTGAGGTCAGCAAACTGTTCATTCTTACTCTCTTTTCAGGAAAACCTGACGTATCTATTTCAAAATCAAAACAAAGGATTACGCAAGCGGTCTTGGGCGCCCAGCAGCAGTCAGCAACTCATCACGCAAGGCCGCTACTTTTGCCGCTACGTCGTTCGCATTGCTACCTAATAGATTGTAATGTCCCATTTTTCTGGCAACACGGGCTTCTTTTTTCCCGTACAAATGCAAGAAACCACTTGGCTCAGACATCATGCTAGACCAATCAGGCTCTTTGCAATCGGCAGTACCTGCACCGGGCCATACATCACCCAACAAGTTCACCATCGCAACCGGTTTTAGCAGCGTTGCATCACCTGGCGGCAACCCACACATGGCACGTACTTGCTGCTGGAATTGGCTAACGGTAGTTGCATCTAATGTGTAGTGACCCGAGTTATGCGGTCTTGGCGCCATCTCGTTAACAACCAAGCTATCATCGGCCAGCACAAAAAACTCTATCGCCAGCACGCCAACATAGCCAAGAGACGATGCTACTGTTTTGGCTGCCGCCGCCGCAGAGGTTTTCACCGCATCAGTCACGTTAGCGGGCACAATGGATACATCCAGAATGCCTTCAAAATGATGGTTCTCTGAAACTGGGAATACTGCACAATCACCAGAAACTGAACGCGTTACAATTGCCGACACCTCTGTTTTTAGCGGCATCATTTTTTCAAGGACACAGGCGGTCTCTTTGAGTTGCTGCCACGCAGTGAGCAACTCTTCTTTTGTTTTAACTCTTACCTGCCCTTTACCGTCGTACCCCATGCGGGCGGTTTTCAGAATACCAGGCAAGTAGAGGGAGAGATCTACCTCTAAGTCCGAGGCTTTTTCAATTGCCAAAAATGGCGCAGTAGGCAAACCGGCATCACGGAAAAAGGTTTTCTCACGAATACGGTCTTGAGCGATTTCCACGCACTCTCCGCGAGGAGAAACAAAAGTGGATTGCGCTAACCACTTCATTGAATTGGCATTCACATTTTCAAATTCGGTGGTGATCGCTGCGCAATTGGCAGCCATTTTTTCTAGTGCGGCTTGATCATCAAACGCAGCACATAGGTGCTCATCAGCAAATCTTGCAGCAGGTGCGTTTGGATCTGGGTCTAACACGGTCACTTGGTAACCCATGGTTTTGGCCGCAACGGTAAACATGCAGCCCAACTGGCCACCACCTAAGATGCCAAGCATCGCTGGCGGAAGAATAGGAGTATTAGGAGTACGATCAGACATCATTAACCCAGATCAACATCAATCACAATTTGTCGGTTATACAGCAGGCAATTCCATTGCAAGCACGGTTTCTTCTTGTTGCTTACGGAATGCGGCCAATTTTTCAGCTAGCTCAGGATCGTTATTGGCCAGCATGGCAACGGCGTATAGACCAGCGTTTGCTGCACCCGCTTCACCAATAGCAAAGGTTGCAACTGGAATGCCTTTTGGCATTTGCACAATCGATAGCAGCGAGTCTTCACCACGCAAGTATTTAGACGGAACAGGCACACCTAAAATTGGCACAATGGTTTTAGACGCCAACATACCAGGCAAATGCGCAGCACCACCGGCCCCAGCGATAATCGCTTTTAGGCCACGTGCTTGTGCAGTCGATGCATATTCAAACAATAAATCTGGAGTGCGATGCGCAGAAACTACACGCGCCTCATACGGAATACCAAAGGCTTTAAGTTGTTGAACGGCGTTTTGCATGACGTCCCAATCACTGGAACTACCCATCACGACGCCAACTAAAGGAGCAGTAGAAGCGGTCATTTTTTGTTGGGCCAAAAAGGCCTACCCGTTTAAAAACGAGATTGTACAGAAAATGAGCACGATTTGGTAATTTTGTGAAAGCAAGATACACAAAGGATTGCAGAAATCTTTACCATTTCTTTCTTCCACAATAACACCTACCAATCAGCAAGTGCTGCCGCACTAAGCTAAACAGCGCCCTCCTTGGCATCCCAAGTTCGCTTTATTTCAATCATTTGCGGAAGAATATCCATGAAGATACTCACCAACTGAGGATCAAAGTGAGTACCCGAAGCCTCTTTGATATGCCTGATAACATCCTCAATCCCCCATGGTTCTTTATAGGGGCGCTTGATCGTTAATGCATCAAAAACATCTGCCAGAGCCACAATTCTGGCGGATTCAGGAATCGACTCCCCACTGACGCCATTAGGATACCCACTACCATCCCATTGTTCATGATGGTAATAAGCAAGCTCTGCCGCCAAGACAAATAGTGGCGCATTACTCTTTCTCAATATTTCGTAGCCAATCGTCGTATGGGTTTTCATTACCTCCCATTCTGCCGCATCTAGCTTACCTGGCTTACGTAAAATACTTTCCGGGATGCCGATTTTGCCCATATCATGCATTGGAGCTGCCAATTCCAGCAGCGTGCAACTATCGTCGTCCCATCCTGCCGCTTGCGCAATTTTTTTTGCATAAGCCGCCATCCGCCAGATATGTAGGCCGGTATCTGTATCATTAAAATGCCCAGCTTCCCCCAGCATACTAATGGCATCACGATAGCTTTGCTCTAACGCCGACGCCCGGACTAAATTTAATTGGTTTTGCACTCTGGCACGAACAACAGAAGGATGGATTGGTTTGGTGATGTAATCCACCGAACCGACCGCAAAGCCGTAGGTTTCATCAAAGGTATCAGACAGGCTAGTAACAAAAATTACAGGGATATTTTCCGTCAACGGATTGGCTTTAAGCGAAAGACAAACTTCATATCCGTTAAGCTGCGGCATCTGAATATCTAATAAAATCAGGCTCGGCCGATGCTTTTCTACGGCAGATAACGCATCCACTCCATTTGTTGCAAATACCAGCCGATAAATACCAGAAAGCGCCTCTCGCAAGGCATCTAAATTAATTGGCTCATCATCGACGATTAGAATTGGACCAACTTGCATCCTTAATCCTCCACGTTGATATTGAATTGATTGGCAATAGAAAGAACAACTTGCTCTGCTTCTCTAAAATTATATTGGCTAACCGCCTGCTGCAAAGGCTGCAGCGTCTCCGATGACAATAAGGGATCTAGTTGTTTAATTAGCGGATCAACAATATCGGGGCTATCTTCATTAAGTAGCTTCCATATATTGCAAATTAACTTTTTCAGCAGTACTTCATCCACTACCTTCGGCGCTGAATGTGTCTGCGCAAACTCTTCCGGTATAAGCAGCTGAATTTCTCGCAGGGTGGCATAAAAACACTCATAAAAAGGAGTTAACGCATCCAAAGCCTCTTCATCTTGATGAATTTTTTGCTCTGCCGTCCATGCGGCAGAAGACAAGGCTTTTAGTCCCAAGCTAGCAGCAGCCCCTCTTAAATTGTGTAGCAACCTTCTTTTTTCTGCTGGAGATGCTGGTGCCAATGCAGACTCATAATCACTAAATCGCTTAAAAAACTTATCGAGGAATAACAGATATTTCTCTTTACTCTTCCAATAGACAATGCCCCAGGCGGTGCTAACCAGAGACTCACCAGTTTGCTCGACAGAAGATAACTCGTGTTGATTAGCAGTTGCCGGCTTATCTAGACCTCCCGTTTCCGGCACGCATCCTAACCATTGCGCCAATCGCATTTTTAATTCATCTGGTTCAACTGGCTTGACCAAAAAGTCGTTCATTCCGGCATCAAAACAACGTTGCTTATCTTCTTTAAACGCATTCGCCGTCATCGCCAAGATAGGAATTTTTCTACCTTTTGGTAGCTGTCGAATTCGACGAGTCGCCTCCAAGCCATCCATGATAGGCATCTGAACATCCATCAGAATCAACTCATACTCACTCTCGGCAAATTTACGCAAAGCGGCTTCGCCATCACTAGCCACATCGACCTGCAACTCAAATGAAGAAAGCCATTCGGCAGCAACCTCTTGGTTGATTTCATTATCTTCAACCAAAAGAACTTTCGCCCCTTTTTTCATCACCAACTCAAGCTCATTTGCTCGCTCAGGCAACGATAGTGGCGCCTCTCCCACGGGTAAGCGCACAGTAAAAGCAAACACACTGCCTCGATCAGGGCTACTCGAAAAAGAAATATCACCCCCCATTCGGCTAACCAATTGACGAGAGATGGCCAAGCCAAGACCTGT
The Leeia speluncae genome window above contains:
- the gshA gene encoding glutamate--cysteine ligase; the protein is MVPHLTTALTGPLKELETRILKAQPKIEHWFRSQWTEHAAPFYASVDLRNAGFKLAPVDTNLFPGGFNNLSQDFLPLAIQAATVAVEKACPEARGVLLIPENHTRNTFYLQNVAAIHGILRQAGLNVRVGSLLPEITEPTPIDLPNGKQLVLEPISRRGNRLVVGEDFSPCVVLLNNDLSGGIPDILKNIEQNLLPPPFAGWSTRRKTKHFSAYNDVCNEFAELIGIDPWLINPYFAHVGELDFQARQGEDVLADTVSELLNRIKAKYQEYGITHDPYVVVKADAGTYGMGVMTVKDPSEVTGLNRKQRNKMSVVKEGLEVNDVIIQEGVHTFETVNEAVAEPVVYMMDHFVVGGFYRVHTGRGVDENLNAPGMHFVPLAFENPCNSPDCDGNPDIAPNRFYAYGVVARLALLAASRELEAMNEEFGD
- a CDS encoding phosphoribosylaminoimidazolesuccinocarboxamide synthase — encoded protein: MNSLLTSNLTSLKKIYSGKVRDLYEVEGGRLLMIATDRLSAFDVILAEPIPEKGKILTAISNFWFDKLKDVMPNHLTGDLPEDVVTSEEDRAQVAGRAVVSKKLKGLPVEAIVRGYVAGSGWKEYQKSGTICGINLPAGLKEADQLPEPIFTPSTKAAVGDHDENITYAQCEEILGAEMAAKVSAAAIKLYKTAAEYAATRGIIIADTKFEFGVDDNGVLHLMDEALTPDSSRFWPADQYVPGTNPPSFDKQFVRDWLESTGWDKTPPAPSLPAEVAEKTAAKYREALEKLMA
- a CDS encoding 5-(carboxyamino)imidazole ribonucleotide synthase, with protein sequence MSDRTPNTPILPPAMLGILGGGQLGCMFTVAAKTMGYQVTVLDPDPNAPAARFADEHLCAAFDDQAALEKMAANCAAITTEFENVNANSMKWLAQSTFVSPRGECVEIAQDRIREKTFFRDAGLPTAPFLAIEKASDLEVDLSLYLPGILKTARMGYDGKGQVRVKTKEELLTAWQQLKETACVLEKMMPLKTEVSAIVTRSVSGDCAVFPVSENHHFEGILDVSIVPANVTDAVKTSAAAAAKTVASSLGYVGVLAIEFFVLADDSLVVNEMAPRPHNSGHYTLDATTVSQFQQQVRAMCGLPPGDATLLKPVAMVNLLGDVWPGAGTADCKEPDWSSMMSEPSGFLHLYGKKEARVARKMGHYNLLGSNANDVAAKVAALRDELLTAAGRPRPLA
- the purE gene encoding 5-(carboxyamino)imidazole ribonucleotide mutase; the protein is MTASTAPLVGVVMGSSSDWDVMQNAVQQLKAFGIPYEARVVSAHRTPDLLFEYASTAQARGLKAIIAGAGGAAHLPGMLASKTIVPILGVPVPSKYLRGEDSLLSIVQMPKGIPVATFAIGEAGAANAGLYAVAMLANNDPELAEKLAAFRKQQEETVLAMELPAV
- a CDS encoding HD domain-containing phosphohydrolase, whose protein sequence is MQVGPILIVDDEPINLDALREALSGIYRLVFATNGVDALSAVEKHRPSLILLDIQMPQLNGYEVCLSLKANPLTENIPVIFVTSLSDTFDETYGFAVGSVDYITKPIHPSVVRARVQNQLNLVRASALEQSYRDAISMLGEAGHFNDTDTGLHIWRMAAYAKKIAQAAGWDDDSCTLLELAAPMHDMGKIGIPESILRKPGKLDAAEWEVMKTHTTIGYEILRKSNAPLFVLAAELAYYHHEQWDGSGYPNGVSGESIPESARIVALADVFDALTIKRPYKEPWGIEDVIRHIKEASGTHFDPQLVSIFMDILPQMIEIKRTWDAKEGAV